From the Thermovirga lienii DSM 17291 genome, one window contains:
- a CDS encoding non-canonical purine NTP pyrophosphatase, rdgB/HAM1 family (PFAM: Ham1 family~TIGRFAM: non-canonical purine NTP pyrophosphatase, rdgB/HAM1 family~COGs: COG0127 Xanthosine triphosphate pyrophosphatase~InterPro IPR002637: IPR020922~KEGG: aco:Amico_0295 non-canonical purine NTP pyrophosphatase, RdgB/HAM1 family~PFAM: Ham1 family protein~SPTR: Nucleoside-triphosphatase;~TIGRFAM: non-canonical purine NTP pyrophosphatase, rdgB/HAM1 family) — translation MNLVPEIVFASGNEHKYLELKSKLAEVGIKLLFGPDVLGESLHVVEDGSTYLQNSYKKALAWADRTGLPAIADDSGLEVKCLGWRPGIYSSRVAENDQERIQWLLSEMQGVEDRTARFAAALALALPGGGQCWLAEGFCWGRITLEPKGSFGFGYDPVFVPEGFDKTFAELGPDVKLRVSHRSIAVKGLSDMLNGSYMVKSLLASSRQYGEVRGS, via the coding sequence TTGAATCTTGTTCCAGAGATAGTGTTTGCTAGTGGCAACGAACATAAATATTTGGAATTAAAAAGCAAGCTGGCGGAGGTGGGGATCAAACTTCTCTTTGGACCTGATGTGCTTGGTGAAAGCTTGCATGTAGTGGAGGACGGCAGTACCTACCTGCAGAACTCTTACAAAAAGGCTTTGGCCTGGGCTGATAGAACAGGTCTTCCCGCTATTGCGGACGACAGCGGCCTAGAGGTAAAGTGTTTAGGTTGGAGACCTGGTATATATTCGTCCAGGGTGGCGGAGAACGATCAAGAACGGATTCAGTGGCTTTTGTCCGAAATGCAAGGTGTCGAAGATAGAACGGCGAGGTTTGCGGCTGCCTTAGCTCTTGCCCTTCCCGGAGGAGGGCAGTGCTGGTTGGCCGAAGGTTTTTGTTGGGGGAGGATTACCTTAGAACCTAAGGGCAGTTTTGGTTTTGGATATGACCCTGTTTTCGTGCCTGAAGGGTTTGACAAGACTTTTGCAGAGTTGGGGCCAGATGTGAAGTTGCGCGTTTCTCACAGGTCCATTGCTGTTAAGGGATTAAGTGATATGCTTAATGGCTCATATATGGTAAAATCACTACTTGCTTCGAGCAGACAATATGGGGAGGTGCGAGGCTCGTGA
- a CDS encoding preprotein translocase, SecG subunit (PFAM: Preprotein translocase SecG subunit~TIGRFAM: protein translocase, SecG subunit~InterPro IPR004692~KEGG: aco:Amico_0296 preprotein translocase, SecG subunit~PFAM: Preprotein translocase SecG subunit~SPTR: Preprotein translocase, SecG subunit;~TIGRFAM: preprotein translocase, SecG subunit) yields MKTLLVLVHVVVSIALITVILLQQRKQGGFSGIFGGGTQADMAGQWQRFTALTKVTVLLASVFIILSLLLVVSHG; encoded by the coding sequence GTGAAGACCCTCTTGGTGTTGGTACATGTAGTAGTTTCCATTGCCCTGATAACTGTCATATTGCTGCAGCAGAGAAAACAGGGCGGTTTCTCAGGAATTTTCGGCGGTGGAACCCAAGCTGATATGGCAGGTCAGTGGCAGAGGTTTACAGCCTTGACGAAGGTCACGGTGCTGTTGGCTTCGGTGTTTATAATTTTGTCCCTACTGCTTGTCGTCTCACACGGTTAG
- a CDS encoding Quinolinate phosphoribosyl transferase (PFAM: Quinolinate phosphoribosyl transferase, C-terminal domain; Quinolinate phosphoribosyl transferase, N-terminal domain~COGs: COG1488 Nicotinic acid phosphoribosyltransferase~InterPro IPR002638: IPR000056~KEGG: aco:Amico_0297 quinolinate phosphoribosyl transferase~PFAM: Quinolinate phosphoribosyl transferase; ribulose-phosphate 3-epimerase~SPTR: Quinolinate phosphoribosyl transferase), with the protein MEWKQLERLADIYEAHPDVNRFFSASHEEIQSGLTTDVYFVKTRDVLESLGKLDAHVVAEIFARKSGIYAGLPEVLRLLEGKGVKIYSLEEGEPFEGKEVLMRIEGPYSAFGMYETVILGMLASSTGWATAARECVDAAGGKPVLCFGARHVHPAVAPVMERAAVVAGGCVAASCILGAKLAGIQPKGTIPHAAILIAGDTVKLALAYDEALPEGESRTILVDTFKDEAEEALRVAEALGDRLDGIRLDTPSERGGVTPDLVREVRWRLDRAGFGHVKIVVSGGLRPDTIRSLAEAGADAFGVGSYIAHATPRDMTMDIKVVDGIPVAKRGRLPGKLENPRLKLFS; encoded by the coding sequence ATGGAATGGAAACAGCTTGAACGGCTGGCAGACATATACGAAGCCCATCCTGACGTGAATCGTTTTTTTAGCGCCTCTCACGAGGAGATCCAGTCGGGACTAACCACGGACGTGTATTTCGTCAAAACCAGGGACGTGCTGGAGTCCTTAGGCAAGCTTGATGCCCACGTGGTAGCTGAGATATTTGCGAGAAAGTCCGGCATTTACGCCGGTCTCCCGGAGGTTTTGAGGCTGCTGGAGGGCAAGGGAGTAAAGATTTACTCCCTTGAAGAAGGAGAGCCCTTTGAAGGCAAGGAAGTTTTAATGCGCATAGAGGGGCCTTATTCTGCATTTGGCATGTACGAGACGGTCATATTGGGAATGCTTGCCAGCTCAACTGGCTGGGCTACTGCCGCGCGGGAATGCGTGGATGCAGCAGGGGGTAAGCCGGTGCTGTGCTTTGGAGCCAGGCACGTGCATCCAGCAGTTGCCCCTGTGATGGAGCGGGCAGCGGTTGTAGCTGGAGGATGTGTTGCAGCAAGTTGTATACTGGGCGCAAAGCTGGCTGGCATACAGCCCAAGGGGACGATCCCTCATGCGGCGATCCTTATAGCGGGAGACACCGTGAAGCTGGCTTTGGCATATGATGAAGCACTACCGGAAGGTGAGAGCAGGACCATATTGGTGGATACCTTCAAGGATGAGGCTGAAGAAGCGTTGAGGGTGGCCGAAGCTTTAGGAGACAGACTTGACGGGATAAGGTTGGATACCCCTTCAGAGCGTGGGGGAGTTACTCCGGACCTTGTCAGAGAGGTGAGGTGGCGCCTGGATAGGGCAGGTTTTGGTCATGTCAAGATAGTGGTATCCGGAGGACTGAGGCCTGATACGATAAGGAGTTTGGCCGAAGCCGGTGCGGATGCTTTCGGTGTAGGGAGCTACATAGCTCATGCCACTCCGAGAGACATGACTATGGACATAAAGGTAGTGGATGGTATCCCTGTAGCGAAAAGGGGCCGTCTGCCGGGGAAGCTTGAGAATCCTAGACTTAAACTTTTTAGTTAG
- a CDS encoding LSU ribosomal protein L13P (PFAM: Ribosomal protein L13~TIGRFAM: ribosomal protein L13, bacterial type~COGs: COG0102 Ribosomal protein L13~InterPro IPR005822: IPR005823~KEGG: tai:Taci_1528 ribosomal protein L13~PFAM: ribosomal protein L13~SPTR: 50S ribosomal protein L13;~TIGRFAM: ribosomal protein L13): protein MVTNKTFMAKPGTIERKWYLIDAAGKPLGRLAAEVAKILQGKHRPTYTPHVDTGDFVVVINADKVVLTGKKDKQSFVYRHSGYKGGLKAVPFGVYMEKAPDRLVEKVVKGMLPKTKLKFHKKLKVYAGPNHPHAAQKPEKLEI, encoded by the coding sequence ATGGTGACTAACAAGACGTTTATGGCAAAACCAGGAACGATTGAAAGAAAATGGTATCTTATCGATGCGGCGGGTAAACCTTTGGGTAGGTTGGCGGCTGAGGTTGCCAAGATATTGCAGGGTAAGCATAGACCCACTTATACCCCCCATGTCGATACCGGTGATTTTGTGGTGGTGATCAACGCCGACAAGGTCGTGTTGACAGGCAAGAAGGACAAGCAGTCCTTCGTCTATCGCCACAGTGGGTACAAGGGTGGACTTAAGGCGGTACCTTTTGGTGTCTACATGGAGAAGGCTCCTGATCGCCTTGTTGAAAAGGTAGTGAAGGGCATGCTTCCCAAGACGAAGTTGAAATTCCACAAGAAGCTGAAAGTTTACGCTGGTCCTAATCATCCTCACGCGGCTCAAAAGCCGGAAAAGTTAGAGATCTGA
- a CDS encoding SSU ribosomal protein S9P (PFAM: Ribosomal protein S9/S16~COGs: COG0103 Ribosomal protein S9~InterPro IPR000754: IPR020574~KEGG: aco:Amico_0299 ribosomal protein S9~PFAM: ribosomal protein S9~SPTR: 30S ribosomal protein S9), with protein MKGSSYYWGTGRRKTAIARVRIRPGSGAVKINDREVEEYFPRQVWVNHALEPLKVTGMEGKLDVFVSAFGGGLTGQSGAVRLGIARALLKMNPDLRPVLKQGGFLTRDPRMVERKKFGLKGARARRQYSKR; from the coding sequence GTGAAAGGCAGCAGTTACTATTGGGGAACAGGAAGAAGAAAGACAGCTATTGCCAGAGTACGAATCCGCCCGGGCAGTGGTGCCGTAAAGATCAATGACCGGGAAGTTGAGGAGTATTTCCCCCGTCAGGTATGGGTGAACCACGCTCTGGAGCCGTTGAAGGTAACTGGCATGGAGGGTAAGTTGGATGTGTTCGTGAGCGCCTTTGGTGGCGGTTTGACAGGACAATCTGGTGCTGTTAGGCTCGGCATAGCAAGAGCGCTACTCAAGATGAATCCTGATCTTAGGCCGGTTCTCAAACAGGGCGGTTTCTTGACAAGGGATCCAAGAATGGTGGAACGCAAAAAGTTTGGTCTCAAGGGCGCCCGTGCGAGAAGGCAGTACTCCAAGCGTTAA